The following proteins are encoded in a genomic region of Corylus avellana chromosome ca4, CavTom2PMs-1.0:
- the LOC132179453 gene encoding vacuolar iron transporter homolog 1-like: MAAKACDVEEQPEIKVFDYAKRAQWLRAAVLGANDGLLSTASLMMGVGAVKKDVKTMIVTGIAGLVAGACSMAIGELVSVYSQYDIEMAQMKREGRTENMGTKELEAEKEKLPNPWQAAGASALAFSVGALVPLLGAAFVKDYGVRVGVVIGVVSFALLGFGWLGGMLGKAPALKASLRVLVGGWIAMALTFGLTKLVGSTGL; this comes from the coding sequence ATGGCTGCCAAAGCTTGCGACGTCGAAGAACAACCGGAAATTAAGGTTTTCGATTACGCCAAAAGAGCACAGTGGCTTAGAGCCGCCGTATTGGGCGCCAACGACGGCCTGCTTTCCACGGCATCCCTCATGATGGGAGTTGGAGCCGTTAAAAAGGACGTTAAGACCATGATCGTCACGGGGATCGCCGGCTTGGTCGCCGGAGCTTGTAGCATGGCCATCGGAGAACTCGTCTCCGTTTACTCGCAGTACGACATAGAAATGGCTCAAATGAAGCGAGAGGGCAGGACTGAAAACATGGGAACCAAGGAGCTTGAAGCCGAGAAGGAGAAACTACCGAATCCGTGGCAGGCGGCCGGAGCGTCGGCGCTTGCGTTTTCTGTAGGGGCATTGGTGCCGCTGCTGGGGGCGGCGTTTGTGAAAGATTACGGTGTTCGGGTGGGGGTGGTGATAGGGGTTGTAAGCTTTGCGTTGTTAGGGTTTGGATGGTTAGGTGGCATGCTTGGTAAGGCACCTGCGCTGAAGGCGTCTTTGAGGGTTCTCGTTGGTGGTTGGATCGCCATGGCTCTTACTTTTGGTTTAACCAAGCTCGTTGGTTCTACTGGactctaa